One genomic region from Caballeronia sp. M1242 encodes:
- a CDS encoding 2-keto-4-pentenoate hydratase: protein MSARFDAAAAARLLVQAKAHRAKLDTLPEGARPTSADEAYAVQEATLCAVGAGVADAGHAGVIGGWKVGAKSTDGPIQAALLPADGVHRSGARLSMQAFGKAALELEVAFTFNRRFEAGSGPYDDAQVLAAIDCIHSAIEVVASRFAGWPDVDKLWQLADLQNHGALVLGEGVPYDESFPFVSPTMAFTYDGRPLFDATPANPAGDPRRLLAWTINHAVSCGLAVEKGVAITAGSYTGMAFPDRPGTAIGAIDGLPPVQLHFE, encoded by the coding sequence GTGAGCGCCCGGTTCGACGCTGCGGCTGCCGCTCGCCTCTTGGTGCAAGCAAAGGCGCATCGCGCGAAGCTCGACACCTTGCCCGAAGGCGCGCGACCAACGAGCGCCGACGAAGCCTACGCTGTGCAAGAGGCGACATTGTGCGCGGTCGGCGCAGGCGTCGCGGATGCCGGTCATGCAGGTGTCATCGGCGGCTGGAAGGTGGGTGCCAAATCGACGGACGGTCCCATTCAGGCTGCGCTTCTGCCGGCGGACGGCGTGCATCGCTCGGGCGCGCGCCTTTCGATGCAGGCCTTCGGTAAGGCCGCGCTGGAACTCGAAGTGGCGTTCACGTTCAACCGGCGCTTCGAAGCGGGTAGCGGTCCGTACGACGACGCGCAAGTGCTGGCCGCTATAGATTGCATTCATTCGGCCATCGAAGTCGTCGCAAGCCGCTTCGCCGGATGGCCGGATGTCGACAAACTCTGGCAACTCGCGGATCTGCAGAATCACGGCGCGTTGGTGCTCGGCGAAGGCGTGCCGTATGACGAGTCGTTCCCCTTCGTATCGCCGACGATGGCCTTTACGTACGACGGCCGGCCGCTCTTCGACGCAACGCCCGCGAATCCCGCCGGCGACCCGCGGCGGCTGCTTGCATGGACCATCAACCACGCGGTGTCCTGCGGCCTCGCCGTGGAGAAGGGCGTAGCGATCACAGCCGGTTCTTACACCGGCATGGCGTTCCCCGACCGACCAGGCACAGCCATCGGCGCAATCGACGGCCTACCTCCGGTTCAGCTGCATTTCGAATGA
- a CDS encoding alanine--glyoxylate aminotransferase family protein, giving the protein MLTLDFHPAGRHFLQIPGPSPVPDRILRAMSYPTIDHRGPEFGALGLKVLDGIKRIFKTTQPVVIYPASGTGAWEAALSNTLSPGDAVLMYETGHFASLWKKMAEKLGLKPEFLGLPGIEGWRRGVQPDVIEKRLREDTQHAIKAVCVVHNETSTGVTSDIAAVRRAMDAAGHPALLLVDTISGLASADYRHDEWGVDVTVSGSQKGLMLPPGISFNAVSQKALEASNEAKLPRAFWDWKEIIEMNKQGYWPYTPNTNLLYGLLEALDMILGEGLDNVFARHQRLAAACRSAVTAWGLEIQCADPAVYSPVLTGVMMPEGVDADSVRKLIYEHFDMSLGTGLGKLRGRMFRIGHLGDCNDLTLMAALTGCEMGLNLAGVPLKDSGVAAAMSHLTSHIAKPELKVAA; this is encoded by the coding sequence ATGCTGACGCTCGACTTTCATCCCGCTGGCCGTCACTTTTTGCAGATTCCAGGGCCGAGTCCGGTGCCCGATCGCATTCTGCGTGCAATGAGCTACCCGACGATCGACCATCGCGGTCCGGAGTTCGGCGCACTCGGCCTGAAAGTGCTGGACGGCATCAAGCGGATCTTCAAAACGACGCAACCGGTCGTGATCTATCCGGCGTCGGGAACGGGCGCGTGGGAAGCGGCGCTCTCCAATACGCTGAGTCCGGGCGATGCCGTCCTCATGTACGAGACGGGCCACTTCGCGAGCCTATGGAAGAAGATGGCCGAGAAACTCGGCCTGAAGCCCGAGTTTTTGGGGTTGCCGGGCATCGAAGGCTGGCGTCGCGGCGTGCAGCCCGACGTGATCGAGAAGCGCCTGCGCGAAGACACGCAGCATGCGATCAAGGCCGTCTGCGTCGTTCATAACGAGACGTCGACCGGCGTGACCTCCGACATCGCCGCAGTGCGCCGCGCAATGGATGCCGCGGGCCATCCCGCGCTGCTCCTCGTCGATACCATCTCGGGCCTTGCATCCGCCGATTACCGCCACGACGAATGGGGCGTCGACGTCACCGTGTCGGGCTCGCAGAAAGGCTTGATGCTTCCGCCGGGCATCAGCTTCAACGCGGTCTCGCAAAAGGCGCTCGAGGCATCGAACGAGGCCAAGCTGCCGCGCGCGTTCTGGGACTGGAAAGAGATCATCGAAATGAACAAGCAGGGCTATTGGCCCTACACGCCGAACACGAACCTGCTGTACGGCCTCCTCGAAGCGCTGGACATGATTCTCGGGGAAGGGCTCGACAATGTGTTCGCGCGGCATCAGCGGCTAGCGGCGGCGTGCCGTTCCGCGGTCACGGCGTGGGGACTCGAGATTCAATGTGCCGATCCCGCCGTCTACTCGCCGGTGCTCACGGGCGTGATGATGCCGGAAGGCGTCGATGCCGACTCTGTCCGCAAGCTTATCTACGAGCACTTCGACATGTCGCTGGGCACGGGCCTCGGCAAGCTGAGGGGTCGCATGTTCCGCATCGGGCACCTGGGCGACTGCAACGACCTCACGCTGATGGCCGCGCTAACGGGCTGCGAAATGGGACTGAATCTCGCGGGCGTACCACTGAAAGACAGCGGCGTGGCCGCAGCGATGAGCCATCTGACGAGCCATATCGCGAAGCCCGAATTGAAGGTGGCCGCGTGA
- a CDS encoding GntR family transcriptional regulator, whose protein sequence is MQNLDIPESRLPSALLPKLERLRLHDTVVDNLRGFIVEGLLAPGVKLNERTLCEKLGISRTPLREALKVLAAEGLIEIAPNRGASVAQMSDLEIREMFELMSGLEAFSGELACERITPAEIADIKALHQEMVQCRAQNDLSGYYTRNRAIHDKINEAARNTALRQTYVSINRRLQALRFRSNFQTPKWDSAIREHEEMIAALETRDGPRMAAILRRHLLGKRDAVLAERTLTTVKPTVPAKRRAKDA, encoded by the coding sequence ATGCAAAACCTGGATATACCGGAATCGCGCTTGCCGTCCGCTCTGTTGCCCAAGCTCGAACGGCTACGGCTTCACGACACCGTGGTGGACAACCTGCGCGGCTTCATTGTCGAGGGCTTGCTCGCGCCGGGAGTCAAGCTCAACGAGCGCACGCTCTGCGAGAAACTCGGCATCTCGCGGACACCGCTGCGTGAAGCACTCAAGGTCCTGGCGGCCGAAGGGCTGATCGAGATAGCGCCTAACAGAGGCGCCTCCGTCGCGCAGATGAGCGACCTCGAGATTCGAGAGATGTTCGAACTGATGAGCGGGCTCGAAGCGTTTTCCGGTGAACTGGCTTGCGAACGCATCACGCCTGCCGAGATTGCGGATATAAAGGCTTTGCATCAGGAGATGGTGCAATGTCGCGCGCAGAACGATCTGTCCGGCTATTACACCCGAAACCGTGCCATTCACGACAAGATCAACGAGGCCGCGCGCAACACGGCGCTGCGGCAAACCTACGTGTCGATCAATCGTCGTTTGCAGGCGCTGCGGTTTCGCTCCAACTTTCAGACGCCGAAGTGGGACAGCGCCATTCGCGAGCACGAGGAGATGATCGCGGCACTGGAAACGCGCGACGGCCCGCGCATGGCTGCCATTCTGCGCCGCCATCTGTTGGGCAAGCGCGATGCGGTGCTCGCGGAGCGCACCCTCACGACGGTCAAGCCTACTGTGCCGGCAAAGCGCCGCGCCAAAGACGCATAA
- a CDS encoding DNA-3-methyladenine glycosylase, producing MQSTRSVAATVIELPFTRPFDWTRLCAFIGGRASAGVETVEGGVYRRAIAWRGEDGIVEVRPHERKHRLVVTVQGDVCHHANELAEPLSRMFDVGADPRAIGRWLARDPLLAPLVEAAPGLRVPGAWSGFELVVRTIVGQQVSVKGASTIMARIVQRAGRRIDGHVHEGTAWRFPTPAELAAADLGQIGMPGKRVETVQRFAQAVATGALPIDTPGIDREHLKRELLAMPGIGPWTVGYVAMRALRDPDAWPDADLVLMQAIARHEPSLTTSVQQRAYTDRWRPWRAYAAMHLWNRVAMEAGRARGG from the coding sequence ATGCAATCGACCCGAAGTGTCGCTGCCACCGTCATCGAACTGCCTTTCACCCGTCCCTTCGACTGGACCCGCTTGTGCGCCTTCATCGGCGGACGAGCGTCGGCGGGCGTCGAGACGGTCGAGGGCGGCGTGTATCGTCGCGCGATCGCATGGCGCGGCGAGGACGGAATCGTCGAGGTGAGGCCGCACGAGCGTAAGCATCGTCTGGTGGTTACGGTGCAGGGCGATGTTTGTCACCACGCCAACGAACTCGCGGAGCCGCTGTCGCGCATGTTCGACGTCGGCGCTGATCCGCGCGCGATCGGTCGCTGGCTGGCGCGCGATCCGCTGCTCGCGCCGCTCGTCGAGGCCGCGCCCGGCTTGCGTGTTCCGGGCGCCTGGTCCGGGTTCGAGCTCGTCGTGCGGACCATCGTCGGCCAGCAGGTAAGCGTGAAGGGCGCATCGACGATCATGGCGCGCATCGTTCAACGTGCCGGGCGGCGCATCGACGGTCATGTGCATGAAGGCACGGCCTGGCGGTTCCCGACGCCGGCGGAACTCGCCGCTGCCGATCTCGGCCAGATCGGCATGCCGGGCAAACGGGTCGAGACCGTGCAGCGGTTTGCGCAAGCCGTGGCCACGGGCGCACTACCGATCGATACGCCGGGGATCGATCGCGAGCACCTGAAACGTGAGCTGCTCGCCATGCCCGGCATCGGACCGTGGACCGTCGGTTATGTGGCGATGCGGGCGCTACGCGATCCCGACGCGTGGCCCGATGCCGACCTCGTGCTCATGCAGGCAATTGCGCGTCACGAGCCGTCGCTGACCACATCGGTCCAACAACGAGCGTACACCGATCGCTGGCGCCCCTGGCGTGCCTACGCCGCGATGCATCTGTGGAACCGCGTTGCCATGGAAGCCGGCCGCGCGCGAGGCGGATAG
- a CDS encoding TAXI family TRAP transporter solute-binding subunit, which produces MTRPRMPRSHFARDHARRVVHDLTWSVGPLVLASALAIALVVWLVDPAPPRSITITAGPTDSSLYQIAGEYAKLLARNGVALKVLPSDGSVQNVERLLDAKAHVDLGLVQGGIATPEQASSLMSLGSVAYVPLVVFYRGKGLTLLSQLEGKRVAIGREGSGTRTLSLKLLEANGITPGGSTELLSTDGLQAATQLVSKEADAVFLSGDSATRTLMLRLLKVPGISVMDFNEADAYTRLFPYLDQIELPPGVLDLGRRVPPQAVHLISPTVELVARTSLHPALSDLLIEAAQEVHGKAGLLQRAGQFPSPVAHEFPISEDASRYYRSGKSFLYRALPFWLANVADRALVLLLPVAVLIFPALRLVPALYRWRVRSRIYRYYGALISLERGAMHLSSDDERRALLVELDDIEASLDTLKLPLAYTDALYVLREHIGFVRSRLSTAGRRDQQTV; this is translated from the coding sequence ATGACGCGGCCTCGCATGCCACGCTCGCACTTCGCGCGCGATCATGCGAGGCGAGTCGTGCACGACCTCACGTGGTCAGTCGGGCCGCTTGTCCTCGCATCGGCTCTCGCCATTGCGCTAGTCGTGTGGCTCGTCGATCCCGCGCCACCGCGATCCATCACCATCACGGCGGGGCCGACCGATAGCTCGCTGTATCAGATCGCCGGGGAGTATGCAAAGCTGCTGGCGCGTAACGGCGTCGCGCTGAAAGTGCTGCCGTCCGACGGCTCGGTGCAGAACGTCGAACGCCTGCTGGATGCGAAGGCTCATGTCGATCTCGGACTGGTGCAAGGCGGCATCGCCACACCGGAGCAAGCGTCGTCGCTAATGTCGCTTGGCAGCGTGGCTTACGTGCCCTTGGTCGTGTTCTATCGCGGCAAGGGCCTCACGCTGCTCTCGCAGCTGGAAGGCAAGCGCGTTGCCATCGGACGCGAAGGCAGCGGCACGCGCACGCTGTCGCTGAAGCTGCTCGAAGCGAATGGCATTACTCCCGGGGGCAGCACCGAACTGCTATCGACCGATGGGCTTCAGGCTGCCACGCAGCTCGTCAGCAAAGAGGCCGACGCAGTGTTCCTGAGCGGCGATTCGGCGACGCGCACGTTGATGCTGCGCCTCTTGAAGGTGCCCGGCATCTCGGTGATGGACTTCAATGAAGCGGACGCCTATACGCGCCTCTTTCCCTATCTCGACCAGATCGAGTTGCCGCCCGGCGTCCTCGATCTCGGCCGGCGCGTTCCGCCGCAAGCCGTGCATCTCATCAGCCCGACCGTCGAACTGGTGGCACGCACGAGCCTGCATCCGGCGTTGTCAGACTTGTTGATCGAAGCGGCGCAGGAAGTGCACGGCAAGGCGGGACTGTTGCAGCGCGCGGGTCAATTCCCGAGCCCGGTCGCGCACGAGTTCCCGATCAGTGAAGACGCGAGCCGCTATTACCGCTCCGGCAAGAGCTTCCTGTATCGCGCGCTGCCGTTCTGGCTGGCGAACGTGGCCGATCGCGCGCTGGTGTTGCTGCTGCCCGTGGCCGTGCTGATTTTTCCCGCGCTTCGACTCGTGCCGGCGTTGTATCGGTGGCGCGTGCGATCGCGCATCTATCGCTATTACGGCGCGCTCATCTCATTGGAGCGCGGCGCGATGCATCTTTCGAGCGATGACGAACGGCGCGCGCTACTTGTCGAACTGGACGACATCGAGGCTTCACTCGATACGCTGAAATTGCCGCTCGCCTATACGGATGCGCTTTATGTGCTTCGCGAGCACATCGGCTTCGTGCGCTCGCGATTGAGTACTGCGGGCAGACGAGACCAGCAGACCGTCTGA
- a CDS encoding aldo/keto reductase: MDYVKLGTTGLEVSRLCLGCMTFGIPERGTHPWTLDEEKSRPIIQQALDAGINFFDTANTYSDGTSEEIVGRALREMTTRDDIVIATKVFNRMRPGPNGAGLSRKAIMNEIDNSLRRLGTDYVDLYQIHRWDYTTPIEETLEALHDVVKAGKARYIGASSMYAWQFSKALYTSRANGWTEFKTMQNHLNLLYREEEREMLPLCADQGIGVLPWSPLARGRLTRDWDATSERQQTDTFGSTLYQTHDADRAVVEAVAAVAKARNVPRAQVALAWVAQRAPVTAPIIGASKPHHVSDAVAALSLNLTPEEIAQLEAPYVPHAVAGFK; the protein is encoded by the coding sequence ATGGACTACGTGAAACTCGGTACAACTGGTCTGGAAGTGTCGCGCCTGTGCCTTGGCTGCATGACGTTCGGTATTCCCGAACGCGGCACGCATCCCTGGACGCTCGATGAAGAGAAGAGCCGTCCCATCATTCAGCAAGCGCTCGATGCAGGCATTAATTTCTTCGACACTGCCAATACGTATTCCGACGGGACGTCGGAAGAAATCGTCGGACGCGCGTTGCGCGAAATGACCACGCGCGATGACATCGTGATTGCGACCAAGGTATTCAATCGCATGCGGCCGGGTCCCAATGGCGCAGGGCTGTCGCGCAAGGCGATCATGAACGAGATCGACAATAGCCTGCGACGGCTCGGGACCGATTACGTGGATCTCTATCAGATCCATCGCTGGGACTATACGACGCCCATCGAGGAGACGCTCGAAGCATTGCATGACGTCGTGAAGGCCGGTAAAGCGCGCTATATCGGCGCATCGTCGATGTATGCGTGGCAGTTCAGCAAAGCACTCTATACGTCGCGCGCAAATGGCTGGACTGAGTTCAAGACGATGCAGAATCACTTGAACCTTCTCTATCGCGAAGAAGAACGCGAGATGTTGCCGCTATGCGCGGATCAGGGCATCGGCGTACTGCCGTGGAGTCCGCTTGCACGAGGACGTCTCACGCGCGATTGGGATGCGACTTCCGAGCGTCAGCAAACAGATACGTTCGGCAGCACGCTTTATCAGACGCATGATGCCGATCGCGCGGTAGTCGAGGCAGTGGCGGCCGTGGCGAAGGCACGCAACGTTCCGCGCGCTCAGGTCGCGCTGGCCTGGGTGGCGCAACGAGCGCCGGTGACCGCGCCTATCATCGGCGCTTCGAAGCCTCATCATGTGAGCGATGCAGTCGCAGCGTTGTCGCTAAATTTGACGCCCGAAGAGATCGCGCAACTGGAAGCACCTTATGTGCCGCACGCGGTGGCGGGCTTCAAGTGA
- a CDS encoding MFS transporter has protein sequence MDLETRTMKHVMVRLVPFLIVCYFVAYLDRVNVGFAALQMNKALGFSASAFGFGAGIFFIAYFFFEVPSNLLLERFGARRWIARIMFTWGILAAAMAYIPHIAQATGLSNAYVFYGLRILLGVAEAGFFPGIIFLLTLWFPAKYRGRVVGYFMAAIPLSTVIGGPISGALLQLDGLHGMAGWQWLYLIEALPALLLAFVVYFYLTDKPADAHWLADDERQWLVDRQAHERAHREAVHSFSVKEALFNRRVLAIALIYFGANATNYGLSFFLPQIVKAFGLSNVQTGFVTSLPYAVGVISMVLWGRHSDRKLERRWHVAIALLVAAGGIAASAGLDNPVLKMIALSIAGFGIFGCLPVIWTLPAAFLSGAAAAGGIAAINSLGNLAGFFGPYVMGWIKDSTGGFGAGLLCLSGAGLIGVAAVLLLHHDTALETISGPQDMEEGEPVRS, from the coding sequence ATGGACCTTGAAACTCGCACCATGAAGCACGTGATGGTACGGCTCGTTCCGTTCCTGATCGTGTGTTACTTCGTTGCCTATCTGGATCGCGTCAACGTCGGCTTTGCTGCATTGCAGATGAACAAGGCGCTCGGCTTCTCAGCGAGCGCATTCGGGTTCGGCGCGGGCATCTTCTTCATCGCGTATTTCTTTTTCGAAGTCCCGTCCAATCTCTTGCTCGAACGCTTCGGCGCGCGGCGGTGGATCGCCCGCATCATGTTCACGTGGGGCATCCTTGCGGCGGCGATGGCGTATATTCCGCACATCGCGCAAGCGACCGGCTTGTCCAATGCGTACGTGTTCTATGGCTTGCGCATTCTGCTGGGCGTCGCCGAGGCGGGCTTCTTTCCCGGTATCATCTTCTTGCTCACGCTGTGGTTCCCGGCGAAATATCGCGGACGCGTGGTGGGATACTTCATGGCTGCGATTCCGCTCTCCACGGTGATCGGCGGACCGATCTCCGGGGCGCTTCTGCAACTGGACGGTCTCCATGGCATGGCGGGCTGGCAGTGGCTCTATCTGATCGAGGCGTTGCCCGCGCTGCTGCTCGCGTTCGTCGTGTACTTCTATTTGACGGACAAGCCTGCGGACGCGCACTGGCTCGCCGACGACGAGCGTCAGTGGCTCGTGGACCGGCAGGCGCACGAGCGCGCGCATCGCGAGGCAGTGCATTCGTTCAGCGTCAAAGAGGCGCTCTTCAACCGTCGCGTGCTGGCCATTGCGTTGATCTATTTCGGCGCCAATGCAACCAACTATGGTTTGAGCTTCTTCCTGCCGCAAATCGTCAAGGCATTCGGTTTGAGCAACGTACAGACCGGCTTCGTAACATCGCTGCCGTATGCAGTCGGCGTCATCAGCATGGTGCTGTGGGGACGTCATTCGGACCGCAAGCTCGAACGACGCTGGCACGTCGCGATCGCGCTCCTGGTCGCCGCAGGAGGCATTGCAGCGTCGGCCGGACTCGATAATCCGGTGCTCAAGATGATTGCGCTGTCGATTGCGGGCTTCGGCATTTTCGGCTGTCTGCCGGTAATCTGGACCTTGCCTGCTGCGTTTCTTTCCGGCGCGGCGGCTGCGGGCGGCATCGCGGCTATCAATTCACTCGGCAATCTGGCGGGCTTCTTCGGTCCGTATGTGATGGGCTGGATCAAGGACAGCACGGGCGGCTTCGGCGCGGGCCTGCTCTGTCTGTCGGGGGCGGGGCTGATCGGCGTGGCGGCGGTGTTGCTGCTGCATCACGATACGGCGCTCGAAACCATATCGGGCCCGCAGGACATGGAAGAAGGGGAGCCGGTGAGGTCCTGA
- a CDS encoding SMP-30/gluconolactonase/LRE family protein, with protein sequence MSAAPRVERLEAAGRATVGECPVWHSKDCALYFVDIPDRRIVRLHVESGRRADWTLPEQIACFAFNAAGAIVAGMESGLHAVALEHAGGVRVTRLAAPRFAAPGMRFNDGRCDRQGRFWAGTMVQDMSLASPAGALYRYGADGVLSEPVVDGLVTQNGLAFSPDGATMYLSDSHPTRRLIWAFDYDVATGTPHNRRVFADLHHHAGRPDGAAVDADGCYWTCANDAGRLLRFTPEGKLDRSIALPAVKPAMCAFGGGDLSTLYVTSIRPAVNATDDDGCIFVLRPGVQGLPEPEYAGMLPVA encoded by the coding sequence ATGAGCGCTGCGCCGCGCGTCGAGCGGCTGGAGGCGGCCGGGCGCGCGACGGTCGGGGAGTGCCCGGTCTGGCATTCAAAAGACTGCGCGTTGTATTTTGTAGACATCCCGGACCGACGCATCGTGCGGCTGCACGTCGAAAGCGGGCGGCGCGCCGACTGGACGCTTCCGGAGCAGATCGCGTGTTTTGCATTCAATGCCGCGGGCGCGATCGTCGCCGGCATGGAAAGCGGCCTCCACGCGGTGGCGCTGGAACATGCAGGCGGAGTTCGGGTTACGCGCCTTGCCGCGCCCCGTTTCGCCGCGCCCGGCATGCGTTTCAACGATGGGCGCTGCGACCGGCAAGGGCGTTTCTGGGCGGGCACGATGGTGCAGGACATGTCGCTCGCCAGCCCGGCGGGTGCGCTCTATCGCTATGGCGCGGACGGCGTGTTGTCCGAGCCGGTCGTCGATGGTCTCGTCACGCAGAACGGGCTCGCGTTCTCGCCGGACGGCGCCACGATGTACCTGTCCGACTCCCACCCGACGCGGCGCCTGATCTGGGCCTTCGATTACGACGTCGCCACCGGCACGCCGCACAATCGTCGCGTGTTCGCCGATCTGCATCATCACGCGGGGCGTCCCGACGGCGCCGCTGTCGACGCGGACGGCTGTTACTGGACGTGCGCCAACGATGCGGGCCGCCTGCTGCGCTTCACGCCAGAGGGCAAGCTGGACCGCTCCATCGCCTTGCCCGCGGTCAAGCCGGCGATGTGTGCGTTCGGCGGCGGCGACCTCTCGACGCTCTACGTCACGTCGATTCGTCCAGCCGTCAACGCGACCGACGACGATGGTTGCATCTTCGTTTTGCGCCCCGGTGTGCAAGGATTACCGGAACCGGAGTACGCCGGTATGTTACCGGTCGCATAA